One genomic region from Reichenbachiella ulvae encodes:
- a CDS encoding FIST signal transduction protein, whose amino-acid sequence MQVEQSKWSLNLGWEQLSNHQLREKAQLVLAFGNENVIKDEKRFEEIKEQYPKAEIITCCTDGEILNELILNDGITLSAIYFKHTQIQTLCIPVSKVKDSFDAGTHLSADLEKDHINSLLIFGDSQALVASDLLMGIGINLASHVPILGGLSTSHTGLNSIPKHGTVIGVGFSGDKLKVGHSVDQGWTTLGAEKTITKAVDQRVYEIDDKACIHFYEQYLAGIVSDVKSRVIEYPLGIKNIENSRLVRSMLEIHDDGSITFAGSFRNGDQVRMMKSSTHKLLLSSELAAEESIKSLGNTPEFVLQFNCVGRRQVLKDWLSEEQEYINSKFEKSTPMMGFYSHGEIAPLKAKSNSELHNQSVVFNTFCETE is encoded by the coding sequence ATGCAAGTAGAGCAAAGTAAGTGGTCTCTAAATCTGGGCTGGGAACAGCTATCCAATCATCAATTGCGTGAAAAAGCTCAACTCGTTTTAGCATTTGGAAATGAGAATGTAATAAAGGATGAAAAACGATTTGAAGAAATAAAGGAGCAATATCCAAAAGCGGAAATCATTACATGCTGCACGGATGGTGAAATATTGAATGAACTCATTCTTAATGATGGCATAACTCTTTCGGCCATATATTTTAAGCACACACAGATTCAGACCCTTTGTATTCCTGTTTCAAAAGTAAAGGACAGTTTTGATGCTGGCACACACTTATCTGCAGATCTGGAAAAGGACCACATCAATAGTCTATTGATATTCGGGGACAGTCAGGCACTGGTTGCCTCCGATCTTCTGATGGGTATAGGCATCAATTTAGCCAGTCACGTTCCTATCCTGGGTGGTCTATCCACTAGCCACACCGGACTCAACTCCATCCCAAAGCATGGGACAGTAATTGGAGTCGGATTCAGCGGAGACAAACTAAAGGTTGGCCACAGTGTAGACCAGGGCTGGACCACCCTGGGTGCAGAAAAAACCATCACCAAGGCTGTCGATCAACGAGTGTATGAGATTGACGACAAAGCCTGCATTCATTTTTATGAGCAATATCTGGCGGGGATCGTTTCAGATGTCAAATCAAGGGTAATTGAATACCCCTTAGGCATTAAAAACATCGAAAACTCACGACTGGTAAGATCGATGCTGGAAATCCACGACGATGGTTCTATCACCTTTGCAGGGAGTTTCAGAAATGGAGACCAGGTTAGAATGATGAAATCCAGCACACACAAGCTTCTGCTCTCATCCGAACTGGCAGCTGAAGAAAGTATTAAATCATTAGGAAATACACCTGAATTCGTTTTGCAGTTCAACTGTGTGGGACGGAGACAAGTATTAAAAGATTGGCTTAGTGAGGAACAAGAATATATTAATTCAAAATTTGAAAAGAGCACTCCAATGATGGGCTTTTACAGTCATGGAGAAATAGCTCCTTTGAAAGCAAAATCGAACAGCGAACTGCACAACCAAAGTGTGGTTTTCAACACCTTCTGTGAAACTGAATGA
- a CDS encoding M20 family metallo-hydrolase — MIETESFSRQEENVAKVVRDFLLSKNIELNLSGHNTWAKSRHFDGSKPTILLNSHIDTVKPASTYTLDPFKAQIIEGRLHGLGSNDAGGPLVSLIMAFVHFYDQENLPFNLILAATAEEEVSGANGIASLIPELGKVDLAIVGEPTLMDMAIAEKGLIVIDCEAKGVSGHAAREEGVNAIYKALDEIEKLRKLEFKESEVFGPIKKTVTLIESGTQHNVVPDSCKFVIDVRTTDAYSNQEVVDILQKELDVEVKPRSLRLNSSGISPDHPIVKRGESLGMKKYGSPTLSDQALMPYTSIKIGPGDSARSHTADEFIYVDEIEKGIELYIKLLDGLGIK, encoded by the coding sequence ATGATAGAAACGGAATCTTTCAGTCGGCAGGAAGAGAATGTGGCTAAGGTGGTCCGTGATTTTTTACTATCTAAGAACATTGAATTAAACCTATCAGGACATAATACCTGGGCCAAATCCAGGCATTTTGATGGTAGTAAACCTACGATTTTACTCAATTCGCATATAGACACGGTCAAGCCGGCCTCTACTTATACTCTGGACCCATTCAAGGCTCAAATCATCGAAGGGCGATTGCATGGGCTCGGTAGTAATGATGCGGGAGGTCCATTGGTTTCTCTGATTATGGCCTTTGTTCATTTTTATGATCAGGAGAATTTGCCGTTCAATTTGATTTTGGCGGCCACAGCTGAAGAAGAAGTCTCTGGTGCCAATGGTATAGCTTCCTTGATTCCAGAATTAGGAAAGGTGGATTTGGCTATAGTGGGTGAGCCCACGCTGATGGATATGGCAATTGCAGAAAAAGGGTTGATTGTAATCGACTGTGAGGCTAAAGGGGTCAGTGGACATGCAGCCAGAGAAGAAGGAGTGAATGCCATATATAAGGCACTGGATGAAATAGAAAAACTCCGAAAGCTGGAATTCAAGGAGTCAGAGGTGTTTGGTCCCATCAAAAAGACTGTCACGCTGATCGAGTCGGGAACCCAGCACAATGTAGTGCCTGATTCTTGCAAGTTCGTGATAGATGTGCGAACGACGGATGCCTACAGCAATCAGGAAGTGGTAGATATCTTACAAAAGGAATTGGATGTAGAGGTTAAACCCCGTTCATTACGATTGAATTCTTCGGGGATTTCACCCGATCATCCGATAGTCAAACGTGGTGAGAGTCTCGGAATGAAGAAGTATGGTTCGCCTACTTTGTCCGATCAGGCCTTGATGCCTTATACCTCGATCAAAATTGGTCCTGGAGATTCGGCACGATCACACACGGCAGACGAGTTCATCTATGTAGATGAGATAGAAAAAGGAATAGAATTGTACATCAAGCTGCTTGATGGCTTGGGAATTAAATGA
- the proC gene encoding pyrroline-5-carboxylate reductase, whose protein sequence is MKIALIGVGNLGLSIAQGLVDQTNFDVEQLVLTKRNVSNLDGWKKHPHVLVTPSNVDAVRASDIIILCVQPNQINAILEEIKGELDVKRHVLISTITGRKIDEIAEVVGKNVAIIRSMPNTAISVGESMTCLCTNGTGKDKIGLAEEIFNAMGETLVIEERKMQAATVVCASGIAFWMRLIRATTQGAIQLGFDAPEAKEMATQACLGAATLLVESGSHPEEEIDKVTTPQGCTISGLNEMEHEGLSSALIKGLMKSYEKISEIMIEK, encoded by the coding sequence ATGAAAATAGCATTAATAGGAGTCGGAAACTTAGGTCTTTCTATCGCTCAGGGCCTGGTAGATCAAACAAATTTTGATGTTGAGCAATTGGTCTTGACAAAGAGAAATGTATCTAATCTGGACGGTTGGAAAAAGCATCCACACGTGTTGGTAACCCCTTCAAATGTCGATGCGGTCAGGGCTTCTGATATTATCATTTTGTGTGTTCAGCCGAATCAAATCAATGCAATTCTTGAGGAGATAAAAGGAGAGCTTGATGTGAAGAGGCATGTATTGATCTCAACCATTACAGGAAGAAAAATCGATGAGATTGCAGAAGTAGTGGGCAAGAATGTCGCGATCATCCGTAGTATGCCTAATACTGCCATTTCTGTAGGTGAATCAATGACTTGTCTATGTACTAATGGTACGGGCAAGGATAAGATTGGACTAGCAGAGGAGATCTTCAATGCGATGGGAGAGACCTTGGTTATCGAAGAGAGGAAAATGCAAGCGGCTACCGTGGTTTGTGCCAGCGGCATTGCCTTTTGGATGAGGTTGATTAGGGCTACTACCCAGGGAGCTATCCAATTAGGGTTTGATGCTCCTGAGGCAAAGGAAATGGCGACTCAGGCTTGTTTGGGAGCGGCTACTCTTTTGGTAGAGTCCGGCAGTCACCCAGAAGAAGAAATTGATAAGGTAACTACTCCTCAGGGATGTACCATATCGGGATTAAATGAAATGGAACACGAAGGATTGAGCTCTGCTCTGATCAAAGGCCTGATGAAGTCCTATGAGAAGATATCCGAAATAATGATTGAAAAGTAA
- the argB gene encoding acetylglutamate kinase, translating to MKDTLTVVKIGGKVINEEAELDLFLKKFAALKGNKILVHGGGNIASVVQNKMGIPPKMVEGRRITDADAIDIVTMVFSGLNKKIVSKLQALNVQSIGLSGADGNLIRSVKRPVKTIDYGFVGDVEEVNSELLKSLFDAGLVPVVCALTHDNQGQLLNTNADTIASELARGVADKYQVDLVYCFEQPGVLSDFENKVVIPEITPEGYEKYKSEGVIVDGMIPKLDNAFDAINAGVDTVKICHFDSLDKVQSEDYPGTTLCLK from the coding sequence ATGAAAGACACTTTGACGGTTGTTAAGATCGGCGGAAAAGTCATCAATGAAGAAGCAGAGTTAGACTTATTCTTAAAGAAATTTGCTGCACTAAAGGGCAATAAAATTCTGGTGCATGGCGGGGGTAATATTGCTTCTGTAGTCCAAAACAAAATGGGCATTCCCCCTAAGATGGTAGAGGGACGTAGAATCACGGATGCAGATGCGATTGACATTGTGACGATGGTTTTCAGTGGGCTCAACAAGAAGATTGTTTCTAAACTTCAGGCCTTGAATGTTCAATCTATAGGATTGTCAGGTGCGGATGGCAACTTGATTCGATCCGTGAAGCGTCCAGTCAAAACCATTGATTATGGTTTTGTAGGAGATGTGGAAGAGGTAAATTCCGAACTGCTTAAGTCTTTGTTTGATGCCGGTTTGGTACCGGTTGTATGTGCTTTGACTCATGATAATCAAGGGCAATTACTCAATACCAATGCGGATACCATTGCTTCAGAACTTGCGAGAGGGGTGGCTGACAAATATCAGGTAGATCTGGTTTACTGCTTTGAGCAGCCGGGTGTGTTGAGCGACTTTGAAAACAAGGTGGTGATCCCAGAAATTACTCCTGAAGGTTACGAAAAATATAAGTCAGAGGGAGTCATAGTCGATGGCATGATTCCTAAGTTGGACAATGCGTTTGATGCGATCAATGCAGGTGTGGATACAGTTAAAATCTGTCATTTTGATTCCCTGGACAAGGTTCAAAGCGAAGATTATCCCGGAACTACTTTATGCTTGAAATAG
- the argH gene encoding argininosuccinate lyase: MKLWDKGNTEVSKDIENYTVGRDRELDLLLAKFDVYGSMAHTTMLESIGLLSSDELSDVLRELKEILKVVDAGGFVIEDGIEDVHSQVELMLTRKLGDTGKKIHSGRSRNDQVLVDLRLFIRDEIKTIAELVSELFTSLNDLSKKHKDILIPGYTHLQVAMPSSFGLWFGAYAESLTDDLHLLQAAYKVTNQNPLGSGAGYGSSFPLDRKMTTELLGFDDLSYNVVYAQMSRGKVEKTVSFAMNSIAATLSRMSMDICLYNSQNFGFLELPAEMTTGSSIMPHKKNPDVFELIRAKMNKLQSLSTEISLITTNLPSGYHRDMQTIKETFLPAFYELKSTLEIAIFAMKNIKVKDGIIEDEKYKDLFSVEEVNRLVLQGVPFRDAYIQVGKAIQEGSDKLSKEVNHTHLGSIGDPANDQIEAKLKHVLAGFDFDKAEKAIQSLLS; this comes from the coding sequence ATGAAACTCTGGGATAAAGGAAACACGGAAGTATCTAAAGACATAGAAAACTATACCGTAGGTAGAGATCGAGAACTTGATTTGCTGCTTGCCAAGTTTGATGTTTATGGTTCTATGGCTCATACGACTATGCTGGAAAGCATTGGTTTGCTTAGCTCAGATGAACTCAGTGATGTGTTGAGAGAGTTGAAAGAGATTCTAAAGGTTGTAGATGCTGGCGGTTTTGTGATTGAGGATGGGATCGAGGATGTTCACTCGCAAGTGGAGCTGATGCTAACCCGAAAGCTGGGAGATACAGGGAAGAAGATTCATAGTGGTAGATCGAGAAATGATCAGGTGCTTGTTGACCTTCGCCTTTTTATCCGTGATGAAATCAAAACTATCGCCGAGTTAGTCTCTGAATTGTTTACTTCTCTGAACGATCTGAGCAAAAAGCACAAAGACATATTAATCCCAGGGTATACGCATTTACAGGTGGCCATGCCTTCATCCTTTGGTTTGTGGTTTGGGGCCTATGCGGAGAGTTTGACAGATGATCTTCATTTACTTCAAGCGGCTTATAAAGTAACCAATCAAAACCCCTTAGGTTCAGGAGCAGGTTATGGTTCTTCATTTCCTCTGGATAGAAAAATGACCACTGAGCTCTTAGGTTTTGATGACCTGAGCTATAATGTAGTGTATGCGCAAATGAGCCGTGGTAAAGTAGAAAAGACGGTGTCTTTCGCCATGAATAGCATTGCTGCGACTCTGTCCAGAATGAGTATGGATATCTGTCTTTACAACTCTCAGAATTTTGGTTTCCTGGAGTTGCCAGCTGAGATGACAACCGGATCCAGTATCATGCCGCATAAGAAGAATCCGGACGTTTTCGAACTGATACGTGCGAAAATGAACAAGCTGCAGTCACTCTCTACAGAGATTAGTTTGATCACGACTAATTTGCCGTCTGGCTATCATAGAGACATGCAGACGATAAAAGAGACTTTTTTGCCCGCTTTTTATGAATTGAAGTCCACGCTGGAGATTGCGATCTTTGCTATGAAGAATATCAAAGTGAAGGACGGAATCATAGAGGATGAAAAATACAAGGACCTATTCAGTGTCGAAGAAGTGAACCGACTGGTTTTGCAAGGAGTGCCGTTTCGTGATGCTTACATACAAGTAGGGAAAGCTATACAGGAAGGTTCTGATAAGCTCTCTAAAGAAGTGAATCATACACACCTGGGTAGTATTGGTGATCCGGCTAATGATCAAATAGAGGCTAAATTAAAGCATGTTTTGGCGGGTTTTGATTTTGACAAAGCTGAAAAAGCCATTCAGTCATTGTTAAGCTAA
- a CDS encoding N-acetylornithine carbamoyltransferase, translating into MMNFCSIDDVADPIGWIGKAIELQKKIENGGPLDKSGKSICLLFFNPSLRTRLSMQKAAFNLGIESFVFNLSSEGWQLEFEDGVVMNGSKSEHIVEAAGVISSYFDAVGIRSFASLSDKANDYAEQVLSQFVKHCSIPVVNMESATLHPLQSFADMITIEEYKKVSKPKVVLTWAPHPKALPQAVANSFLQWGNQMDYDLVVTHPQGYDLDPSMVGEAKVEYDQKKAFEGADFIYAKNWSAFQDANYGQVVSQDMNWTVNQEKMNLTNDAKFMHCLPIRRNVIATDEVLDSDSSIIMPQAKHRITSAQMVLKEVLEIK; encoded by the coding sequence ATGATGAACTTTTGCTCCATAGATGATGTGGCTGATCCCATTGGGTGGATTGGTAAAGCAATAGAATTACAGAAAAAAATCGAAAATGGCGGCCCACTGGATAAAAGTGGGAAGTCCATTTGCCTGTTATTTTTTAACCCCAGTCTCAGGACAAGGCTTAGTATGCAGAAAGCAGCCTTTAACCTGGGAATCGAATCCTTTGTTTTCAACCTTTCTTCTGAAGGGTGGCAATTGGAGTTTGAAGATGGGGTGGTCATGAATGGTAGCAAGAGTGAACACATCGTTGAGGCAGCAGGAGTAATCAGCTCTTATTTTGATGCGGTGGGAATCAGATCCTTTGCATCTTTGAGCGATAAGGCCAATGATTATGCGGAGCAGGTTTTGAGCCAGTTTGTGAAGCATTGTTCTATTCCAGTGGTAAATATGGAGTCAGCTACATTGCATCCTTTGCAATCTTTTGCTGACATGATTACCATCGAAGAATACAAAAAGGTGTCGAAACCTAAAGTCGTTTTAACCTGGGCTCCTCATCCAAAGGCTTTGCCGCAGGCAGTGGCCAATTCCTTTCTGCAATGGGGCAATCAAATGGACTATGATTTAGTGGTGACTCATCCACAAGGCTATGATCTTGACCCATCTATGGTGGGAGAGGCCAAGGTGGAATATGATCAGAAAAAGGCTTTTGAAGGAGCAGATTTCATCTATGCCAAGAACTGGTCGGCTTTTCAGGATGCGAACTACGGTCAGGTGGTATCTCAGGACATGAACTGGACGGTAAATCAGGAAAAGATGAATTTGACCAATGATGCCAAATTCATGCATTGCTTACCTATCAGAAGGAATGTAATCGCCACAGACGAGGTGTTGGATAGCGACTCATCCATCATCATGCCTCAGGCCAAACATAGAATAACATCAGCCCAAATGGTTCTCAAAGAGGTTCTTGAGATCAAATAA
- a CDS encoding CBS domain-containing protein, with product MVKSYRGVQEEKPVVIETQRISVKDYMSTHLITFHPDQSIMEVVQELLTHRISGAPVVNSMGELVGVISEGDCLKEVVKGKYHNLPSMCGKVKDHMATNVVRIHPEMNVFEAARMFLEMKIRRFPVLDDHGRLIGQISQKDVMRAVQNLKTENWH from the coding sequence ATGGTAAAAAGCTACAGAGGTGTTCAAGAGGAGAAACCTGTTGTCATCGAAACTCAAAGAATCTCGGTCAAGGACTACATGTCCACGCATTTAATCACTTTTCATCCAGACCAATCGATCATGGAAGTGGTTCAAGAATTACTTACTCATCGAATATCTGGTGCCCCAGTGGTCAATTCAATGGGCGAATTGGTAGGGGTCATCTCTGAGGGTGATTGCCTCAAGGAGGTCGTCAAAGGAAAATACCACAATTTACCTTCGATGTGCGGAAAAGTAAAAGATCACATGGCGACCAATGTGGTTAGAATTCATCCGGAAATGAATGTTTTTGAAGCAGCAAGGATGTTTTTAGAAATGAAAATAAGACGTTTTCCGGTATTAGATGACCATGGAAGGTTGATAGGCCAGATCAGTCAGAAAGATGTCATGAGGGCGGTGCAAAATCTGAAAACGGAGAATTGGCATTAG
- the argC gene encoding N-acetyl-gamma-glutamyl-phosphate reductase produces MIKVGVIGGAGYTAGELLRILVGHPETDVTFVHSTSNAGNPIHSIHKDLIGDIEGDFTDQLKLDEVDVIFICSGHGHSRTFLESHEVPASLKVVDLSNEFRLKEDADGFVYGLPELNLEAIKGATKIANPGCFATAIQLAILPLAAKGQLTEDVHVNAITGSTGAGQNPSKTSHFSWRNNNISIYKAFSHQHLGEINQSIQQLQNGYAGDVKFLPVRGNFTKGIFASVYTQCTLSEEEVIAAYKDFYKDAAFVYVLDEAPDMKMVVNTNKCLINVQKHGDTVLVQSCIDNLVKGASGQAVQNMNLMFGLDQKTGLQLKSVGF; encoded by the coding sequence ATGATTAAAGTAGGCGTAATAGGCGGAGCTGGCTATACAGCAGGAGAATTATTAAGAATATTAGTTGGGCACCCTGAGACTGATGTGACTTTTGTTCACAGTACCAGTAATGCAGGTAACCCGATCCATTCCATTCATAAGGATTTGATTGGAGATATCGAAGGAGATTTTACTGATCAGTTGAAGCTGGATGAAGTAGATGTGATTTTCATCTGCTCCGGACATGGCCACTCAAGAACTTTTTTAGAAAGCCATGAGGTGCCAGCTTCTTTAAAAGTAGTGGATCTCAGCAATGAGTTCAGACTGAAGGAAGATGCAGATGGTTTTGTTTATGGTTTGCCTGAATTGAACCTGGAAGCCATCAAGGGTGCGACTAAGATTGCCAACCCTGGCTGTTTTGCTACTGCGATTCAGCTGGCTATACTGCCATTGGCGGCCAAAGGTCAATTGACCGAGGATGTGCATGTCAATGCCATCACCGGATCTACCGGTGCAGGTCAAAATCCTTCTAAGACCAGTCACTTCAGTTGGAGAAACAACAATATTTCTATCTACAAGGCATTCAGTCACCAGCACCTGGGGGAGATCAATCAATCCATTCAGCAATTGCAAAATGGCTATGCCGGAGACGTGAAGTTTCTTCCTGTTCGCGGCAATTTTACCAAAGGTATTTTTGCCAGTGTCTATACTCAATGCACTTTGAGTGAAGAGGAAGTGATTGCTGCCTACAAGGATTTTTATAAGGATGCAGCATTTGTATATGTATTGGATGAGGCGCCCGATATGAAGATGGTAGTCAATACCAATAAATGCCTAATCAACGTGCAAAAGCATGGAGATACTGTTTTGGTACAATCCTGTATAGACAATCTAGTAAAAGGTGCTAGTGGTCAGGCGGTTCAGAATATGAACTTGATGTTTGGCCTGGATCAGAAGACAGGGTTGCAGCTAAAGAGTGTAGGGTTTTAA
- a CDS encoding four helix bundle protein: MAFETFEELEAWKLARQLKLEIKELVRGFSSDEKYRLVDQLIRCSRSVGANIAEGFGRFHYKENSKFCRNARGSLMEILNHIIDAHDEGYINQESMMHYRSKILHANKVLNG, translated from the coding sequence ATGGCTTTCGAAACTTTTGAAGAGTTAGAAGCTTGGAAATTAGCCAGGCAACTTAAGTTGGAAATTAAAGAACTGGTGAGGGGCTTTTCTTCTGATGAGAAATATAGATTAGTAGATCAACTGATTCGTTGTTCTCGATCAGTAGGCGCTAATATTGCAGAAGGTTTTGGTCGGTTTCACTATAAAGAGAACTCGAAGTTTTGCAGAAATGCTAGAGGAAGTCTTATGGAAATATTGAATCACATAATTGACGCTCATGATGAGGGATATATTAACCAAGAGTCTATGATGCATTATAGAAGTAAGATTCTACATGCAAATAAGGTGTTAAATGGCTAA
- a CDS encoding aspartate aminotransferase family protein yields the protein MENYKVYPLFDITIERGEGNYVYDNAGEKYLDMYGGHAVISIGHSHPTYVKNISEQVAKIGFYSNSVQIPQQEELAKKLGEMSGYEDYSLFLCNSGAEANENALKLASFHNGRRKILAFKNGFHGRTSLAVAATDNPKIQAAVNFTDNIQLFELGDLEGVRDALAAQDVACVIIEGIQGIGGINDPGTDFLEGLEKACRETETILILDEVQSGYGRTGKFFAHQYADIKPDIITIAKGMGNGFPVGGVIISPKFQASFGQLGTTFGGNHLACAAGLSVLDSIREENLIENSQQMGEYILSQLQDIKAIKGLRGKGLLLGLEFEEPVKELRGELLKKYKIFTGAATDPKVLRLLPPMTIGKEEADIFINALKELL from the coding sequence ATGGAGAATTATAAGGTATACCCTTTATTTGATATAACCATTGAGCGGGGAGAAGGCAACTATGTCTATGACAATGCAGGGGAGAAGTATTTGGATATGTATGGAGGACATGCCGTTATTTCTATTGGACACTCGCACCCTACTTATGTTAAAAACATCTCTGAACAGGTTGCTAAAATAGGCTTCTATTCTAACTCAGTTCAAATCCCACAGCAAGAAGAGCTAGCGAAAAAACTAGGAGAGATGTCAGGCTATGAGGATTACAGCCTTTTCTTGTGTAATTCAGGAGCAGAGGCGAATGAAAATGCTTTGAAATTGGCTTCTTTTCACAATGGAAGAAGAAAAATACTAGCTTTCAAAAATGGTTTTCATGGACGTACCTCATTGGCAGTGGCTGCCACGGATAACCCGAAAATTCAGGCTGCTGTTAATTTTACGGACAATATTCAGCTGTTCGAACTAGGAGATCTGGAGGGTGTCAGAGATGCCTTGGCGGCTCAGGATGTAGCCTGTGTGATCATCGAAGGAATCCAGGGAATTGGTGGAATCAATGATCCAGGAACTGACTTTTTGGAAGGACTGGAAAAGGCATGTCGGGAGACTGAAACGATTCTGATTCTAGACGAAGTGCAATCTGGATATGGACGAACAGGTAAATTCTTTGCCCATCAGTATGCCGACATCAAGCCAGACATCATCACCATAGCAAAAGGTATGGGGAATGGTTTCCCAGTAGGAGGTGTAATTATATCTCCTAAATTTCAGGCGAGCTTTGGTCAGTTGGGGACCACTTTTGGAGGAAATCACCTGGCATGTGCTGCTGGATTATCTGTTTTGGATTCCATCAGAGAAGAAAATCTCATAGAAAATAGCCAACAGATGGGAGAATACATCCTGTCGCAACTTCAAGATATTAAGGCGATTAAAGGACTAAGAGGAAAAGGACTACTTTTGGGGCTAGAATTTGAAGAGCCGGTCAAAGAATTAAGAGGCGAATTATTGAAAAAATATAAGATCTTTACGGGCGCTGCGACCGATCCAAAGGTGCTGCGACTGCTTCCTCCTATGACGATCGGAAAAGAAGAAGCTGATATTTTTATCAACGCGTTAAAAGAATTGCTATGA
- a CDS encoding sensor histidine kinase translates to MSENIYNDLLQKQINKYTKGKSIPEEWKPLFESINDSYNNYEKELELIERVMNVSSEELLDANQELKKINEEMDRFVYSTSHDLRAPLLSILGLLNIIEKENKQYDIQGYLKLLRDSTVNLDKFISDIIDYSRNSRLEVEKTQVDIGEIINESFKHLNYLPGCSTLLKLVNIDAKEKFYSDQRRLVIIFNNLISNAIKYQNPDLTDSYINIEAEIDVKEMKLEISDNGIGIEESYLQKIFDMFYRASPDSKGSGLGLYIVKEAIQKLNGSIAVESTLGMGTKFSVVIPNIERH, encoded by the coding sequence ATGAGCGAGAATATCTACAACGATCTACTTCAAAAACAAATAAATAAATATACCAAAGGCAAGTCTATCCCTGAGGAATGGAAACCCCTATTTGAGAGCATCAATGACAGTTATAACAACTATGAAAAAGAACTGGAATTGATCGAAAGGGTGATGAACGTAAGTTCGGAAGAGTTGCTGGATGCCAATCAGGAGTTGAAAAAGATCAATGAAGAAATGGATCGCTTTGTCTATAGCACCTCTCACGATCTGAGAGCTCCTCTCCTCTCTATTTTAGGTCTACTCAATATTATTGAGAAAGAAAACAAACAATATGACATACAAGGCTATCTGAAGCTTTTAAGAGACAGCACAGTTAATCTAGATAAATTCATCAGTGATATCATTGACTACTCCAGAAACTCTCGTCTAGAAGTAGAAAAAACCCAAGTAGACATAGGAGAAATCATCAATGAATCCTTCAAGCACCTGAATTACCTACCAGGCTGCTCCACGCTCCTAAAATTGGTCAATATCGATGCTAAAGAGAAGTTTTACAGCGACCAGAGGCGTTTGGTTATTATCTTTAACAACCTCATATCAAACGCTATTAAATATCAGAATCCAGATTTGACGGATAGCTACATCAACATAGAGGCCGAGATTGATGTTAAGGAAATGAAACTGGAAATATCCGACAATGGGATAGGAATTGAGGAAAGTTATCTCCAAAAGATTTTTGACATGTTCTATCGAGCCAGTCCAGACTCAAAAGGTTCAGGCTTGGGCTTGTACATTGTGAAGGAGGCCATTCAGAAACTCAATGGGAGCATTGCAGTAGAGTCTACCTTAGGCATGGGAACTAAGTTTAGTGTGGTTATCCCCAACATTGAACGACATTAA